A section of the Halichoerus grypus chromosome 11, mHalGry1.hap1.1, whole genome shotgun sequence genome encodes:
- the TCP11L1 gene encoding T-complex protein 11-like protein 1 isoform X2, whose protein sequence is MALAHEIVVNGDFRIKPVELPEDSLEKRVKEIVHKAFWDCLSIQLSEEPPTYDHAIKLVGEIKETLLSFLLPGHTRLRNQITEVLDLDLIKQEAENGALDISKLAEFIIGMMGTLCAPARDEEVRKLKDIKEIVPLFRAIFSVLDLMKVDMANFAVTSIRPHLMQQSVDYERKKFQQLLEKQPNSLDFVTQWLEEAADDLMNQKYRNALPAGGGAAGSGDGPMPNPVAVQNYAYLKLLKWDHLQRPFPETVLMDQARFQELQLQLEQLTILGAVLLVTFSMAAPGIASQADFAEKLKMIVKVLLTDAHLPSFHLKDALTTIGEKVCLEVSSCLALCGLTLFTTEKEAVLKGQIQAVASPDDPIRRIMDSRILIFLESYLASGHQKPLLTVPGGLGPVQKELEEVAIKFVRLVNYNKMVFSPYYDAILSKILVRS, encoded by the exons ATGGCTCTAGCCCATGAAATTGTAGTAAATGGAGACTTTCGGATTAAACCGGTTGAATTACCAGAAGACAG ctTGGAGAAGAGAGTAAAGGAGATTGTACATAAAGCTTTTTGGGATTGCTTGAGCATCCAGCTAAGTGAAGAGCCCCCGACATATGACCATGCCATCAAACTTGTTGGAGAAATCAAAGAG ACTCTCTTATCTTTCTTGCTGCCTGGTCACACTAGACTGAGAAACCAGATAACAGAAGTCTTGGATCTGGATCTGATAAAGCAAGAAGCAGAGAATGGAGCCTTAGACATTTCCAAGCTGGCAGAATTCATTATTGGCATGATGGGGACCCTGTGTGCACCTGCTCGAGATGAGGAAGTCAGGAAACTAAAGGACATTAAGGAAATAGTGCCCCTTTTCAG gGCAATTTTTTCCGTGTTGGACCTCATGAAAGTAGACATGGCGAACTTTGCCGTCACTAGCATTAGGCCGCATCTCATGCAGCAGTCCGTGGACTACGAAAGGAAGAAGTTTCAACAGCTTTTGGAGAAGCAGCCAA ATTCCCTGGACTTTGTCACCCAGTGGCTGGAAGAAGCCGCAGATGACCTTATGAATCAGAAGTATAGAAATGCTCtgccagctgggggaggggccgctGGCTCTGGGGACGGTCCCATGCCAAATCCTGTGGCTGTCCAGAATTATGCATACCTGAAGCTTCTGAAATGGGACCACCTCCAGAGACCTTTCCCAGAA ACCGTTTTGATGGACCAGGCTCGCTTCCAagagctccagctccagctggaGCAGCTCACCATTCTGGGAGCCGTGTTGCTGGTCACGTTCagcatggcagccccaggaaTTGCCAGCCAGGCCGACTTTGCTGAGAAACTCAAGATGATCGTGAAGGTTCTGCTGACAGATGCGCATCTGCC CTCCTTCCATCTGAAGGACGCCCTGACTACCATTGGGGAGAAAGTCTGCCTGGAGGTGAGCAGCTGCCTTGCCCTGTGTGGGCTCACCCTCTTCACCACGGAAAAGGAGGCCGTGCTCAAGGGCCAGATCCAGGCTGTGGCCAGTCCCGACGACCCTATCCGCAGGATCATGG ATTCCCGAATCCTGATCTTCTTAGAAAGCTACCTTGCTTCGGGTCATCAGAAGCCATTGCTCACGGTCCCTGGGGGATTGGGTCCAGTTCAGAAAGAGCTGGAAGAAGTTGCTATTAAATTTGTCCGCCTGGTCAACTATAACAAGATGGTCTTCAGTCCCTACTACGATGCCATCCTCAGTAAGATCCTTGTCCGATCCTAA